In a genomic window of Scheffersomyces stipitis CBS 6054 chromosome 4, complete sequence:
- a CDS encoding glycerol-3-phosphate acyltransferase (go_function acyltransferase activity~go_process metabolism), translating to MTSANSDISNSDFDINILDDAFETPDIELTFPLPTDKETYIDIEGNEKASKSIGILFSAFKLFSGIPVEKVYSNNEYRYFTNKHSAAFKKKFEDYMNDKLEKSDKKLDELIYTLINQELNLKLITPADFNHRFKEVKKFMVAYYKKENEKNLPTFHSHNFVRTAYITVIMVLRKMFPRGIWVSRQDFSELYRKYLEDPMSIIFLPSHQSHVDYIILHVLCVRFQMAIPTVVAGENLNVAVFGKFMRNLGAIFIKRSFNNELYTERNLNNVIEFMLVNKINFEVFIEGTRSRDGKLLLPKYGILKTLTSIYLKQRYLENNSNFDLLFQPVSVRYERIYETDGYLKELTGSDKKQESMLNIVQNGVGNLLGAETADPVVWGKDGFNDNSERNLNGKIFFKLGNSFRLSSFVESDREFLNEVTATIKSNPSASLETEHSKVNLKRLGFKILHEVNRISYLPEIAIIGTALQVHYYFFKKDVFDVYEVIPILKLVAETLYNENLDSPTNSKILHDLLSLSDEDMAVLIKTQIIDFLRLVRVNERKNLIKIENPIELLYYKNLSIHLIIQRCLISFILLLLEGLGQSNYRVISKVFYIVTGFLKNEFLFDYNYNERNELSFILKDFVQSGTNDKGEEFYKVIDVKYLQLFGDLATPFLESYLVLIDHIFELNERLARHYKKNKAAIQKDAIIDEDELKYPDTKSLLKYITSQSRKHPERVGSLESINKQYLLSDIYYLANLQVIQIFKNKAKTKAFVKITNGRDLNILHDFLSQILGKKSEKTLLTDEININYVIDIVDKRDDRDVNQLRLGRSKL from the exons ATGACACTGGCGAATTCAGACATCTCGAATTCCGATTTCGacatcaacatcttggACGATGCGTTCGAGACTCCCGACATCGAATTGACGTTTCCATTGCCTACAGACAAAGAGACCTACATCGACATAGAGGGAAACGAAAAAGCTAGCAAGAGCATCGGGATATTATTCTCGGCTTTCAAGCTCTTCTCTGGCATTCCTGTGGAGAAAGTGTATTCTAACAATGAATACCGTTACTTCACCAATAAGCACAGCGCTgccttcaagaagaagttcgaAGACTACATGaacgacaagttggaaaagtccgacaagaaattggatgAGTTAATCTACACTTTAATCAACCAggagttgaacttgaagttgatcacGCCAGCCGATTTCAACCACCGGTTCAAggaagtcaagaagttcatgGTTGCTTACTACAAAAAGGAAAACGAAAAGAACTTGCCCACCTTCCACTCTCACAACTTCGTTAGAACGGCTTATATCACCGTTATCATGGTCTTACGCAAGATGTTCCCCAGAGGTATCTGGGTTAGTAGACAAGATTTCTCCGAATTGTACAGAAAATACTTAGAAGACCCAATGTCCATCATTTTCTTGCCCTCGCATCAGAGTCATGTTGATTACATCATTCTCCATGTGTTGTGTGTGAGATTCCAGATGGCTATACCTACTGTTGTTGCCGGAGAAAATTTGAACGTAGCCGTCTTTGGTAAGTTCATGAGGAACTTAGGTGCTATCTTTATCAAGAGGTCATTCAACAACGAGTTGTATACTGAaagaaacttgaacaacGTGATTGAGTTCATGTTGGTGAACAAAATCAATTTTGAGGTGTTTATCGAAGGCACCAGATCCAGAGACGGAAAATTGTTATTACCAAAATATGGCATTCTCAAGACGTTGACCAGCATCTACTTGAAGCAACGTTACTTAGaaaacaactccaacttcGACTTGTTGTTCCAGCCAGTTTCCGTTAGATATGAGAGAATTTACGAGACTGACGGCTACTTAAAGGAGTTGACTGGTAGTGATAAGAAGCAAGAATCTATGCTCAACATTGTCCAAAACGGTGTTGGTAACTTGTTAGGTGCCGAAACCGCAGATCCTGTTGTGTGGGGCAAAGATGGCTTCAATGACAATTCCGAACGTAATTTGAACGGtaagatcttcttcaagttgggaAATTCCTTCAGACTTTCTTCCTTCGTTGAAAGTGATCGTGAGTTCCTCAACGAAGTCACAGCTACTATCAAATCCAACCCATCGGCTAGTCTTGAAACCGAGCATTCAAAGGTGAATTTGAAGCGTTTGGGtttcaagattttgcaTGAAGTCAATCGTATCAGTTACTTGCCAGAAATTGCTATCATTGGAACGGCATTGCAAGTGCATtactatttcttcaagaaagatGTATTTGACGTATATGAAGTGATTCCAATTCTTAAGTTGGTAGCCGAAACTCTATATAATGAGAACTTGGACAGTCCTACCAACTCCAAGATACTTCACGACTTACTTAGCCTTTCGGACGAAGACATGGCTGTACTCATAAAAACACAGATTATTGATTTCTTGCGTTTAGTCAGAGTGAATGAACGTAAGAACTTGATAAAAATCGAGAATCCAATCGAATTGTTGTACTACAAAAATTTGTCTATTCATTTGATCATCCAGAGATGTTTGATCAGTTTCATTTTGTTGCTCTTGGAAGGACTCGGTCAGTCCAACTACCGTGTCATCAGCAAGGTGTTCTACATTGTCACAGGCTTCCTCAAGAACGAGTTCTTGTTTgactacaactacaacgaAAGAAATGAGCTTTCGTTCATTTTGAAGGACTTTGTACAGAGCGGA ACTAATGACAAGGGAGAAGAATTCTACAAGGTGATCGATGTAAAGTATTTACAGTTGTTTGGTGACTTGGCTACTCCATTTTTGGAATCGTACTTGGTTCTTATTGATCACATCTTTGAACTCAACGAAAGGTTGGCCAGACATTATAAAAAGAACAAGGCCGCTATTCAAAAGGATGCCATCATCGATGAAGACGAGTTGAAATACCCCGACACgaagtcgttgttgaagtacaTCACTTCTCAGAGCCGCAAACACCCTGAGCGTGTGGGGTCATTGGAATCTATCAACAAACAGTACTTGTTGAGTGATATCTACTATCTCGCCAACTTGCAAGTtattcaaatcttcaaaaataAGGCCAAAACAAAAGCATTCGTCAAGATCACGAATGGCCGTGACTTGAACATTTTGCATGATTTCTTGTCGCAGATTTTGGGCAAGAAGTCTGAGAAGACGTTGTTGACAGATGAGATCAACATTAACTATGTTATTGACATTGTTGACAAGAGAGATGACAGGGACGTCAACCAGTTGAGACTCGGTAGAAGTAAGTTGTGA
- the DLD3 gene encoding mitochondrial D-lactate ferricytochrome c oxidoreductase (go_process electron transport), with protein MFSKLANIPRPGVSRSFLKNLAKNSSLKPFNVPVAKYSTTSVKSATSDNHNGSQESKSSTFGYASVGTVFLAVGTYIGTKLNFDPDSPDRSTTPVDALTSPQYANDDEFKKGLAEIVAIVGAENTNLDKTVLDAHSDTFYSTHHPPKPHLNHPSAVIYPAGTEQVSAILKVAHKYRIPVVANSGLTSLEGQNMHTRGPNSISLSFAHLNQILEFHPEDLDVVVQAGVGWQDLDEFLKGREDGKHLLFGPDPGMGATIAGMVSTSASGTNAFKYGTMKENVVNLTVVLADGTIVKTKQRPRKSSAGYDTTRLFIGAEGTLGIITEVTVKLHVKPVHELVSIATFPTIKDAAATAQEIISRSGLQPNAIEILDDTMMSFVNESADAAGKKFIEKPTLFFKLGGPTKSSIDEQIKVIKKIASSNSLIKFENSHNEEENAILWSARRQGLWSTFQYGSKILEDKNDVQIWTTDIAIPISNLSQVIAETNDDLNNSGYYKRFSVMGHIGDGNCHFLILYNSKDYRKTQKVIDRMVERALKYEGTSTGEHGVGVGKRRYLNLELGKSTVDLMRQIKLSLDPRRILNPDKIFIIDPNDDLDQLLEAGHIAEVNKHDCCH; from the coding sequence ATGTTCTCGAAATTGGCGAATATTCCTCGACCAGGAGTCTCGAGatcatttttgaaaaatttagCCAAAAACTCATCGTTGAAACCATTTAATGTACCGGTTGCTAAATATAGTACCACCTCAGTCAAGTCTGCAACTTCTGATAATCACAATGGCTCTCAAGAGTCTAAGTCATCTACATTTGGATATGCTAGTGTAGGAACTGTTTTCCTCGCGGTTGGCACCTACATTGGCACGAAGTTAAACTTCGATCCAGACTCGCCGGACCGTTCTACGACTCCAGTAGACGCATTGACAAGCCCTCAGTACGCCAACGACgacgagttcaagaaaGGCTTGGCTGAGATCGTAGCCATAGTTGGTGCTGAGAATACCAATCTAGATAAGACAGTGCTTGATGCACATTCAGACACGTTTTATTCCACCCACCATCCACCAAAGCCGCATCTCAACCATCCGCTGGCTGTAATCTATCCAGCAGGAACCGAGCAGGTTTCGGCAATTCTCAAAGTAGCTCATAAGTATAGAATTCCAGTTGTAGCCAACTCGGGATTGACTTCTTTAGAGGGCCAAAATATGCATACAAGAGGACCCAACTCGATCTCTCTTTCGTTTGCTCATTTGAACCAGATATTGGAATTCCATCCCGAGGATTTGGATGTAGTTGTACAGGCTGGTGTAGGTTGGCAGGACTTGgatgaattcttgaaaGGTAGGGAGGATGGCAAGCATTTGCTCTTTGGACCAGATCCAGGTATGGGCGCTACCATTGCTGGAATGGTATCGACTAGTGCCAGTGGAACCAACGCTTTTAAGTATGGGACCATGAAGGAGAATGTCGTTAATTTGACAGTGGTTTTGGCCGATGGGACCATTGTCAAGACAAAGCAACGTCCTCGTAAATCTAGTGCTGGTTACGATACGACGAGGCTCTTTATTGGTGCGGAAGGTACTTTGGGAATCATCACTGAAGTCACTGTGAAGCTCCATGTAAAACCGGTTCATGAGCTTGTCAGTATTGCTACATTTCCTACAATAAAGGACGCAGCAGCTACAGCACAAGAAATAATTTCTCGTAGTGGACTCCAGCCCAATGCCATAGAGATCTTGGACGACACTATGATGTCGTTTGTCAATGAGTCTGCAGATGCTGCCGGTAAAAAGTTCATTGAAAAACCGACactattcttcaagttgggaGGTCCTACTAAACTGTCGATTGACGAACAGATCAAAGTAATCAAAAAAATTGCCAGCCTGAACAGTCTcatcaagtttgagaaTTCCCACAACGAGGAAGAGAATGCTATCTTGTGGTCTGCTAGAAGACAGGGCCTTTGGTCTACGTTCCAGTATGGGTCTAAAATCCTAGAGGACAAGAATGATGTTCAGATATGGACGACCGACATCGCCATACCGATTTCGAACTTGTCGCAGGTGATCGCTGAAACCAATGACGATTTGAACAACTCGGGCTACTACAAGAGATTTTCGGTCATGGGCCATATCGGAGATGGTAACTGTCactttttgattttgtaCAACTCCAAGGACTACCGCAAGACACAAAAGGTTATCGATAGAATGGTAGAACGGGCACTCAAGTACGAAGGTACGTCAACGGGAGAACACGGAGTAGGCGTAGGCAAAAGACGGTACCTTAATCTCGAATTAGGCAAATCTACGGTTGATTTGATGAGACAGATAAAACTTTCCCTCGATCCGAGACGGATCTTGAACCCGGACAAGATCTTTATAATCGATCCGAACGACGATTTAGACCAGCTCCTTGAAGCCGGGCATATTGCAGAAGTCAATAAGCACGACTGCTGTCATTAG
- a CDS encoding sulfite reductase [NADPH] flavo protein component (go_function oxidoreductase activity~go_process electron transport) produces MAPHALAAESLNGSETASFVELDSASSAILNASPFGSTVDPNLVKGTAYTSPSIIINQAIYSIATKIFSYETVGAENLLDSHIQLWAQNFHRENSFGVVPFFHKLQVRSGASNAILGYFKKNGTSGQPVATLVGANALTYMRTSLAGKTAESLPLAFNVSAIDYDSASDSLVSNYITPLSVARSLGYATITPVNSQSGLELQHVTVLNHYLVSLMGVPSLNLFDGPEFSKTFSKFSHLLSVEDVGRLYQQLLTATTATPTSLDEAVDVAFDTLNRLTGSTYSQFEYSGARNATTVFVVYGSHESTQVGALIEAGVPGVGLIKVRVPLPFNQAKFVEAIPASTRKLVILSQTDGSATSSLKADATAALFLTGRYSALSLDEFSYPLKFDWTPITISKIISEFVPDFNPESVLAPSALQSFVGQITANTSPVGKYLIWGKDNGSFVGTGDKLALSLSLDDSKTVSIRNKYDNSRAGGVIQSSIATNFNNNIIATVDSADVVIIEDSSLLASYDVLATAAPGGTVLLGNFKTIKESVDIDIVEKLPIEFRKTLARNHNKLTIIDFSIVDELDELNSSTKGFSADFLVQLAFWRAALPELDGFIVNKLLQANGNSFELLAAVLDKFINIADEKAGLKEVAVLPEWAELEEETEAAEAGDEEAAEEEIPEALPFFVSETSIFPNPRTPQEAAEETKLVGYKHLASKLTFPEAYNTKEALRPDLPVKNFVVKVQENKRLTPQEYSRNIFHIEFDVTGTGLTYDIGEALGIHGRNNAEAVESFLQFYGVDGDQIVEISNKDDTSLVETRTARQALTDSVDFLGKPPKRFYESLAEYAETEDDKKKLTTLANAEGAEELKKRQEVDFDSYVDILEEFASARPPFADLVKIIAPLKRREYSIASSQRIHPNAVHLLIVVVDWVDPRGRIRYGHCSKYLSDLKIGDELVVSVKPSVMKLPPLSTQPIIMSGLGTGLAPFKAFVEEKIWQKEQGMEIGEIFLFLGSRHKKEEYLYGELWEAYKSAGVLTHIGAAFSRDQPQKIYIQDKIRESIEDLTDAVCLKEGSFYLCGPTWPVPDITACLEDIVKNGAKRAGQEIKDVAKVVEDMKEDGRYILEVY; encoded by the exons ATGGCTCCACACGCTTTAGCAGCCGAGTCGCTCAACGGAAGCGAAACTGCAAGttttgtagaattggaCTCCGCCAGCAGTGCTATTCTCAATGCTAGTCCTTTTGGATCTACTGTCGACCCCAACTTGGTCAAAGGAACTGCCTATACTTCGCCTTCCATTATTATAAACCAGGCCATCTACTCCATTGCCACTAAGATCTTCTCCTACGAGACTGTTGGTGCTGAAAACTTGTTGGACTCTCATATTCAACTCTGGGCCCAGAATTTCCATAGAGAAAATTCGTTTGGAGTAGTTCCATTCTTCCACAAGTTACAGGTCAGATCTGGTGCATCCAATGCGATCTTGGGttacttcaagaagaacggAACCAGTGGTCAACCGGTCGCTACTTTGGTTGGTGCTAATGCCTTAACGTATATGCGTACTTCATTGGCCGGAAAGACAGCTGAAAGCTTACCTTTAGCATTCAATGTATCTGCTATTGATTATGATTCCGCTTCTGATTCGTTGGTCTCCAACTATATCACTCCTTTGAGTGTTGCTCGTTCTTTGGGCTACGCTACTATTACTCCTGTTAACTCTCAATCTGGTTTGGAGTTGCAGCACGTGACGGTGTTGAACCACTACTTGGTTTCGCTCATGGGTGTGCCTTCGTTGAATTTGTTTGACGGTCCTGAATTCTCCAAGACCTTCTCTAAGTTCTCGCACTTGCtttcagtagaagatgtTGGCAGATTGTACCAGCAGTTATTGACTGCAACTACTGCCACTCCTACCTCTTTAGATGAGGCTGTTGACGTTGCCTTTGATACCTTGAACAGATTGACAGGTCTGACTTACTCCCAGTTCGAATACTCAGGTGCACGTAACGCCACCACTGTCTTCGTAGTCTACGGATCCCATGAATCGACACAAGTTGGTGCCTTAATTGAAGCCGGTGTCCCAGGCGTAGGTTTGATCAAAGTCAGAGTGCCATTGCCTTTCAATCAGGCCAAGTTTGTAGAAGCCATTCCAGCTTCCACCAGGAAGTTAGTTATCTTGTCTCAAACTGATGGTTCTGCTACTAGTTCTTTGAAGGCCGATGCTACTGCTGCTTTGTTCTTGACTGGTAGATACAGTGCTTTGTCTTTGGACGAGTTCTCCTACCCATTGAAATTCGACTGGACGCCTATTACTATCTCCAAGATTATCAGTGAGTTTGTTCCAGATTTCAACCCCGAGCTGGTATTGGCCCCTAGTGCTCTCCAGAGCTTTGTTGGACAGATCACTGCCAACACCTCTCCCGTAGGAAAGTACTTGATCTGGGGCAAGGACAATGGCTCTTTCGTAGGAACCGGCGATAAATTGGCTCTTTCGTTATCGTTGGACGATTCGAAGACCGTCAGCATCAGAAACAAGTACGACAACTCCAGAGCGGGTGGTGTTATTCAGTCTTCGATTGCtacaaacttcaacaacaacattaTCGCTACCGTAGATTCTGCCGACGTTGTCATTATCGAAGATCTGTCTTTGTTGGCCAGCTACGACGTCCTCGCCACTGCTGCCCCAGGAGGCACAGTTTTGTTGGGAAACTTCAAGACTATTAAGGAGTCTGTGGATATCGACATTGTGGAAAAGTTGCCTATAGAATTCAGAAAGACTTTAGCCAGAAACCACAACAAGTTGACTATTATTGACTTCAGCATTGTTGACGAGTTAGACGAGTTGAACTCTTCCACCAAAGGATTTTCAGCAGACTTCTTAGTCCAGTTGGCTTTCTGGAGGGCTGCTTTGCCTGAATTGGATGGCTTTATCGTCAACAAGTTGTTACAGGCTAACGGTAACTCGTTTGAGTTATTGGCTGCTGTCTTAGACAAATTCATCAACATTGCTGACGAGAAGGCTGGTTTGAAGGAAGTGGCTGTATTGCCAGAATGGGCtgaactt gaagaagaaactgaagcCGCTGAAGCTGGCGACGAAGAGGCcgctgaagaagaaattccaGAAGCTTTGCCATTCTTCGTTTCGGAAACTTCTATCTTCCCCAACCCACGTACTCCTCAAGAAGCTGCCGAAGAAACCAAGTTGGTTGGCTATAAACATTTGGCTAGCAAGTTGACTTTCCCAGAAGCATATAATACGAAGGAAGCTCTCAGACCAGACTTGCCAGTCAAGAATTTCGTAGTGAAGGtgcaagaaaacaagagACTCACTCCTCAAGAATATTCTAGAAATATCTTCCACATTGAGTTCGATGTCACTGGCACCGGCTTGACTTACGATATTGGTGAAGCTCTTGGTATTCACGGCCGTAACAATGCCGAAGCTGTTGAAAGCTTCTTGCAGTTCTACGGTGTGGATGGTGACCAAATCGTTGAAATCTCCAACAAGGATGATACCTCTCTTGTTGAGACCAGAACTGCCAGACAGGCTTTGACTGACAGCGTTGACTTCTTGGGAAAGCCTCCCAAGAGATTCTACGAGAGCTTGGCTGAGTAtgctgaaactgaagatgacaagaagaaattgactACATTAGCCAATGCTGAAGGTGCTgaggagttgaagaagagacaaGAAGTCGATTTTGACTCTTATGTTGAtatcttggaagaatttGCCTCTGCTCGTCCTCCTTTTGCTGACTTGGTCAAGATTATTGCTCctttgaagagaagagaatactctattgcttcttctcAAAGAATCCACCCTAACGCGGTTCACTTGCTTATCGTTGTTGTAGACTGGGTCGACCCTCGTGGCAGAATCAGATACGGACACTGTTCCAAGTACTTAAGtgatttgaagattggCGACGAGTTGGTTGTCAGCGTCAAGCCTTCTGTTATGAAGTTGCCTCCATTGTCAACCCAACCAATCATCATGTCTGGTTTGGGTACTGGTTTGGCTCCATTCAAGGCTTTtgtcgaagaaaagatctGGCAAAAGGAACAGGGTATGGAAATTGGGGAAATCTTTTTATTCTTGGGTTCCAGAcacaagaaagaagaatacttgTACGGTGAATTATGGGAAGCCTACAAGAGTGCTGGTGTTTTGACTCACATTGGTGCTGCCTTCTCTCGTGACCAGCCTCAGAAGATTTACATTCAAGACAAGATCAGAGAGAGCATTGAAGACTTGACTGATGCTGTGTGCTTGAAGGAAGGTTCGTTCTACTTGTGTGGTCCAACATGGCCCGTTCCTGATATCACTGCTtgtcttgaagatattgttAAAAACGGTGCAAAGAGAGCCggtcaagaaatcaaagatgTCGCTAAGGTTGTTGAAGACATGAAGGAAGACGGCCGTTACATCTTGGAAGTTTACTAG